One Ranitomeya variabilis isolate aRanVar5 chromosome 5, aRanVar5.hap1, whole genome shotgun sequence DNA window includes the following coding sequences:
- the PHYHIP gene encoding phytanoyl-CoA hydroxylase-interacting protein — protein MDPPLTAPHGIQISDISCDSFRVSWVMPPHDARRVTHYFIDLNKTGGQKENKFKHRDVPTKLVAKAVVLPMTVRGHWFLSPRTEYTLAVQTAMKRSDGEYTVSGWSETLRFCTGDYAMEQVKQLQEKAEGIAGRMLSLQVFYRNQTAEYFQHVRDKWGGLMLPALKDQSGSHGSPISGTLHGIFFSCNTEFNTGLPPHDSPYGRWRVTIPAGYLFNENTHLYFADFYCMYSAYHYVVLVLAPRGSQGDAFCSARLPLLDPQNNPFLTRGEQGTYWHAQDLLLEIVYTEPVPMGMGQLSEIKGHQLMSLSTADAKKDPSCKVCNIFGGR, from the exons ATGGATCCCCCTCTCACTGCGCCTCATGGGATTCAGATCAGTGACATAAGCTGCGACTCGTTCCGCGTGTCCTGGGTGATGCCACCGCACGATGCCAGGCGGGTCACCCACTACTTCATAGACCTCAATAAGACAGGAGGGCAGAAGGAGAACAAGTTCAAGCACCGG GATGTGCCGACAAAACTGGTGGCAAAAGCTGTGGTGCTGCCCATGACGGTGCGAGGTCACTGGTTCCTGAGCCCCCGGACAGAGTATACCCTGGCTGTACAGACGGCGATGAAGCGCAGTGACGGGGAATACACCGTGTCCGGCTGGAGCGAGACGCTCCGCTTCTGTACAGGAG ATTACGCCATGGAGCAGGTGAAACAATTACAAGAGAAAGCTGAAGGGATCGCGGGACGGATGTTGTCATTACAGGTCTTCTATCGGAACCAGACAGCAGAATATTTCCAGCATGTCAG GGACAAGTGGGGAGGCCTTATGCTTCCAGCCCTGAAAGACCAGAGCGGAAGTCATGGATCACCGATCAGCGGCACACTCCATGGTATCTTTTTCAGTTGCAACACAGAATTCAACACAGGTCTGCCCCCGCATGACTCGCCCTATGGGAGATGGAGGGTGACGATTCCAGCCGGGTATCTCTTCAACGAAAACACGCACCTGTACTTTGCCGACTTCTACTGCATGTACAGTGCCTACCACTATGTGGTCCTAGTACTGGCTCCTCGAGGGTCTCAAGGCGATGCCTTCTGCAGTGCCCGTCTGCCATTGCTGGACCCACAGAACAACCCTTTCCTGACCCGGGGTGAGCAGGGAACTTACTGGCACGCACAAGATCTTCTGCTGGAGATAGTCTACACGGAACCAGTGCCGATGGGCATGGGGCAACTGTCCGAGATCAAAGGGCATCAGCTGATGAGTCTTTCTACGGCCGACGCCAAGAAAGATCCCAGCTGTAAGGTGTGCAATATCTTTGGTGGGCGCTAG